In Cloacibacterium caeni, a single window of DNA contains:
- a CDS encoding c-type cytochrome — translation MKNLKFLILPMMAFAMVSCGNDKPADASAPTSSTETSAATTETSASSESGQYDPKRGLGKYDESNVDVSKFDAAMAAEGKKVSEVKCTSCHKPTEEKLVGPGWKGVTTRQTPHWIMNFISNPDPMISVDPELQKQLEICLVRMPNQGLNETEARQILEYMREIDGAK, via the coding sequence TTCTTCCTATGATGGCTTTCGCGATGGTTTCTTGTGGTAATGACAAGCCTGCAGACGCTTCTGCACCTACCTCATCTACAGAAACATCTGCTGCTACTACGGAAACTAGTGCATCATCTGAATCAGGACAATACGATCCGAAAAGAGGTTTAGGTAAATATGACGAAAGCAACGTAGATGTGAGCAAATTTGACGCTGCTATGGCTGCTGAAGGGAAGAAAGTATCAGAGGTAAAATGTACTTCTTGTCATAAACCTACAGAAGAAAAATTAGTAGGTCCGGGATGGAAAGGTGTGACTACAAGACAAACTCCACATTGGATTATGAACTTCATCAGCAATCCAGATCCTATGATTAGTGTAGACCCAGAATTACAAAAACAATTAGAGATTTGTTTAGTGAGAATGCCAAACCAAGGGCTTAATGAAACTGAAGCAAGACAAATTCTAGAGTACATGAGAGAAATCGACGGTGCAAAATAA
- the nosZ gene encoding Sec-dependent nitrous-oxide reductase translates to MKIIQLFGISAFASLAFLGSCKPKGTETAVSGDAAEKVYVAPGKYDEMYNFVSGGFNGQVNVYGLPSGRLLKVLPVFSVNPENGYGYSEETKPMLETSHGFIPWDDQHHLDLSQTNGEIDGRWLFANANNTPRVARLDLKTFKTVEIIELPNSAGNHSSPFITENTEYVVAGTRFSVPTDDQNGDVPINSFKENFKGVISFIGVDKETGKMDIRFQLQAPAVNFDLSHAGKGKSHGWFFFSCYNSEQANSLLEVNASQNDKDFIMAVNWKKAEEYLKAGKGRKVKTKYAHNTWNEETHTATSEMKEEVTVLDVAELKDICYFMPTPKSPHGCDVDPTGEYIIGSGKLAAMIPVHSFSKMLKAIETKQFSGEYGGVPILKYEATLHGEVQKPGLGPLHTEFDGKGNAYTSMFVSSEVVKWDIKTLKVLDRQPTFYSTGHLMVAGGDTSKPFGKYLVAYNKITKDRFLPTGPELTQSAQLFDISGDKMKLLLDFPTFGEPHYAQAAPAELFTKNQLKFYDIAKNKHPYVTKGEADSKVVRQGNKVHVYMTSIRSHFAPDNIEGIKVGDEVYFHVTNLEQDWDVPHGFAIKGNQNAELLIMPGETCTLKWVPKKPGMYPMYCTDFCSALHQEMQGYVRVSPAGSSTPLTYSLNNKADNAKSPVKQGETK, encoded by the coding sequence ATGAAAATTATTCAGTTATTTGGTATTTCGGCCTTTGCTTCATTAGCATTTTTAGGCAGTTGTAAACCCAAAGGTACAGAAACCGCAGTAAGTGGTGACGCCGCAGAAAAAGTGTATGTAGCACCAGGAAAATATGATGAAATGTATAATTTCGTTAGTGGTGGGTTCAATGGACAAGTAAATGTTTATGGATTGCCAAGTGGTAGATTATTAAAAGTATTACCTGTTTTTTCTGTAAATCCAGAAAATGGGTATGGTTACAGTGAAGAAACTAAACCGATGTTAGAAACTTCTCACGGATTTATTCCTTGGGACGATCAACACCACCTTGATTTGTCTCAAACTAATGGAGAAATAGATGGAAGATGGTTATTCGCTAACGCTAATAACACACCACGTGTTGCAAGATTAGATCTTAAAACATTTAAAACAGTAGAAATTATAGAATTGCCGAACTCTGCAGGTAACCACTCTTCACCATTTATCACAGAGAATACTGAATATGTAGTTGCAGGAACCCGTTTCTCTGTTCCTACAGATGATCAAAACGGAGACGTTCCTATTAATTCTTTCAAAGAAAACTTCAAAGGAGTGATTTCTTTCATTGGTGTAGATAAAGAAACCGGAAAAATGGACATCAGATTCCAGCTCCAAGCTCCTGCTGTAAACTTTGACCTTTCTCACGCTGGTAAAGGAAAATCTCACGGTTGGTTCTTCTTCTCTTGCTACAATTCAGAACAAGCCAATTCTTTATTAGAAGTAAATGCTTCTCAAAATGATAAAGACTTCATCATGGCGGTAAACTGGAAAAAAGCAGAAGAATATCTTAAAGCTGGAAAAGGACGTAAAGTAAAAACAAAATACGCTCATAATACTTGGAATGAAGAAACTCACACTGCTACTTCTGAAATGAAAGAAGAAGTAACAGTTCTTGATGTGGCTGAATTAAAAGACATTTGCTATTTCATGCCTACACCAAAATCTCCTCACGGTTGCGACGTAGATCCAACAGGTGAATATATTATTGGTTCTGGTAAATTGGCAGCAATGATTCCTGTTCACAGCTTTAGCAAAATGTTAAAAGCTATTGAAACTAAACAATTCTCAGGGGAATATGGTGGTGTCCCAATCTTGAAGTATGAAGCCACACTACACGGTGAAGTTCAAAAACCAGGTTTAGGTCCACTTCACACAGAGTTTGATGGAAAAGGTAACGCTTATACATCTATGTTTGTATCTTCAGAAGTTGTTAAATGGGATATTAAGACACTTAAAGTGTTAGATAGACAACCAACTTTCTACTCAACAGGTCACTTAATGGTTGCAGGTGGTGATACCAGCAAACCTTTCGGGAAATATTTAGTAGCTTATAATAAAATTACTAAAGACAGATTCTTACCAACAGGTCCAGAATTAACTCAATCTGCTCAGTTATTTGATATTAGCGGAGATAAAATGAAGCTGTTATTAGATTTTCCAACTTTTGGTGAACCTCACTACGCACAAGCTGCTCCTGCAGAATTATTCACGAAAAATCAGTTGAAATTCTATGATATTGCTAAAAACAAACATCCTTATGTTACTAAAGGTGAAGCAGACAGTAAAGTAGTGCGCCAAGGTAATAAGGTTCACGTTTATATGACTTCCATTCGCTCTCACTTTGCTCCAGATAATATTGAAGGTATCAAAGTAGGTGATGAAGTGTACTTCCACGTGACCAACTTAGAACAAGACTGGGATGTACCGCATGGTTTCGCTATCAAAGGCAATCAAAATGCAGAATTATTGATTATGCCAGGTGAAACTTGTACTCTAAAATGGGTTCCTAAAAAACCAGGAATGTACCCAATGTATTGTACAGACTTCTGTTCTGCATTACACCAAGAAATGCAAGGTTATGTAAGAGTTTCACCAGCTGGAAGTTCTACACCCCTTACTTACAGCCTTAATAACAAAGCAGATAATGCCAAAAGTCCTGTAAAACAAGGAG